The following proteins come from a genomic window of Proteinivorax hydrogeniformans:
- a CDS encoding ABC transporter ATP-binding protein, with product MAKSKELLKVNDLSIQYITEDGTVKAVDNMSFEIGVGETLGIVGETGAGKTTTALGIMQLVPNPPGKIVNGEIFFEGENLLEKTEEQMRKIRGKKISMIFQDPMTSLNPVMTTGEQIAEVIKLHEDVNDKEADKKAKKMLETVGIPAERSGDYPHQFSGGMRQRIVIAIALACNPQLLIADEPTTALDVTIQAQVMKLMKNLKDEFETSMILITHDLGVVADICDKVAIIYTGYVVEYTTKENLYTEPLHPYTQGLFGSIPSIDDDEERLNPIKGLMPEPTEMPDGCPFHPRCPKAMPICSKELPKRQEVKEGHFVNCHLYSKKDK from the coding sequence ATGGCTAAATCTAAAGAGCTTTTGAAAGTTAATGATCTTTCTATTCAATATATAACTGAAGACGGTACGGTAAAAGCTGTTGACAACATGTCTTTTGAAATAGGAGTAGGCGAGACTTTAGGTATCGTAGGAGAGACAGGAGCGGGAAAAACCACTACCGCCCTTGGTATCATGCAACTTGTGCCAAATCCTCCAGGTAAGATCGTAAATGGCGAAATCTTTTTTGAAGGTGAAAACCTACTAGAAAAAACTGAAGAACAAATGCGAAAAATCCGCGGAAAGAAGATATCAATGATTTTCCAGGACCCTATGACATCTCTAAATCCTGTTATGACAACAGGTGAGCAGATTGCAGAGGTTATCAAACTGCACGAGGATGTAAATGACAAGGAAGCTGACAAAAAGGCTAAGAAGATGTTAGAGACTGTAGGTATTCCTGCAGAAAGAAGTGGCGATTATCCCCATCAATTCAGTGGTGGAATGAGACAAAGGATAGTTATCGCTATTGCACTAGCTTGTAATCCCCAGCTGCTAATAGCTGATGAGCCTACAACAGCACTTGACGTAACAATTCAAGCTCAGGTTATGAAGCTTATGAAAAACCTAAAAGATGAGTTCGAGACATCCATGATTTTAATTACTCATGACCTAGGCGTTGTAGCAGATATTTGTGATAAGGTTGCAATTATCTATACCGGTTATGTTGTTGAATACACAACAAAAGAAAATCTTTATACAGAACCATTACACCCTTATACTCAAGGTCTATTCGGTTCAATTCCATCTATTGATGATGACGAAGAAAGGCTTAACCCTATCAAAGGACTAATGCCTGAACCGACAGAAATGCCAGATGGATGTCCTTTCCACCCAAGATGTCCGAAAGCAATGCCTATTTGTTCAAAGGAGCTTCCTAAACGTCAAGAGGTAAAAGAAGGTCACTTTGTAAATTGTCACTTATATTCTAAAAAGGATAAGTAA
- a CDS encoding ABC transporter permease, giving the protein MAQKPVVKEPQSQTEIKARPKAKKRSQWAEVWKRIRKNKAAMVGMFIIGVLVFTAIFAPLIAPYGYDEQNPEVRRQGPSADHIFGTDHFGRDVFSRVVYGSRISIQVGFIAVGLAMVVGGMLGSIAGYYSGRIDNVIMRIMDVFMAIPGILLAIAIAAALGPGLVNVMIAVGIGSVPRYARIVRASVLSIRDQEFVEAAKAMGANDFRIIIKYILPNCMAPIIVQGTLGVAEAILSAAGLSFIGLGIELPRPEWGAMLSEAQNYIRTDWHMSVFPGLAIMVTIFGLNLLGDGLRDALDPRLKG; this is encoded by the coding sequence ATGGCACAAAAACCAGTAGTAAAAGAACCTCAATCACAAACTGAGATAAAAGCTAGACCTAAAGCTAAAAAGAGGAGTCAGTGGGCTGAGGTTTGGAAGCGCATAAGAAAAAATAAAGCTGCAATGGTAGGTATGTTTATAATCGGTGTGCTGGTATTTACAGCGATTTTCGCTCCTCTGATTGCACCTTATGGTTACGATGAGCAAAATCCAGAAGTTAGAAGACAAGGACCAAGTGCAGACCATATTTTTGGCACAGATCACTTTGGTCGGGATGTGTTTAGTAGAGTTGTTTACGGCTCAAGGATTTCTATACAAGTAGGTTTTATAGCTGTAGGATTGGCTATGGTAGTTGGTGGTATGCTTGGTTCTATTGCCGGTTACTATAGTGGTAGAATAGATAATGTTATTATGCGTATCATGGACGTTTTTATGGCTATCCCAGGAATCTTGCTAGCTATCGCAATAGCTGCAGCCTTAGGCCCTGGACTGGTTAACGTTATGATTGCTGTAGGTATAGGTTCAGTACCTCGTTACGCAAGAATCGTAAGAGCTTCTGTACTTTCGATAAGAGATCAAGAGTTTGTGGAAGCTGCCAAAGCGATGGGAGCTAACGACTTTAGAATCATTATAAAATATATACTGCCAAACTGCATGGCTCCAATTATCGTACAAGGAACGTTAGGTGTGGCAGAGGCTATTTTATCCGCTGCGGGATTAAGCTTTATAGGACTTGGTATCGAGCTTCCAAGGCCAGAGTGGGGTGCTATGTTATCTGAAGCACAAAACTATATAAGAACCGACTGGCATATGTCTGTATTCCCTGGACTTGCGATTATGGTGACTATATTCGGGCTTAACCTTCTAGGTGATGGTCTAAGAGATGCCCTAGATCCTAGGCTAAAAGGATAA
- the nikB gene encoding nickel ABC transporter permease: MLKYIGRRLLLLLPVLLGVSFIVFTLMHITPGNPAAIRLGEQATAREIEQLEEQMGLNDPFLLQYTRFVSDIVIRQDFGRSYQTGTPVIESIFSRFPNTVTLAGLGVLVAVVIGVPVGIISATKQYSLFDNVAMVLALLGVSMPNFWQGMLLILIFSVHLGMFPPSGFATPMHWVLPAVALGTSSAAMIARMTRSSMLEVIKQDYIRTARAKGQKESVVIYRHALKNALIPVVTVVGLQFGYLLGGAVLTETVFSINGVGRLMVDAINQRDFPVVQGGVLFIALTFSLINLLVDILYAFIDPRIKAQYK; this comes from the coding sequence ATGCTTAAATATATAGGAAGAAGACTTTTGCTTTTGCTACCTGTTTTATTAGGTGTGTCTTTTATTGTGTTTACTCTGATGCACATTACACCAGGTAACCCTGCTGCAATAAGGTTAGGGGAGCAAGCTACAGCAAGAGAAATTGAACAGCTTGAAGAACAAATGGGGTTAAACGATCCTTTTTTACTGCAATACACTAGATTTGTTTCGGATATAGTAATCAGGCAGGATTTCGGTAGGTCGTACCAGACTGGTACCCCTGTAATAGAGTCTATCTTTTCTAGATTTCCAAATACTGTAACCCTCGCAGGATTAGGTGTACTTGTAGCCGTGGTTATAGGTGTGCCGGTCGGGATTATTTCCGCCACCAAACAATATTCATTGTTTGATAATGTAGCTATGGTTTTAGCACTGTTAGGGGTGTCAATGCCCAACTTCTGGCAAGGTATGTTACTGATACTAATTTTTTCGGTGCATCTAGGAATGTTCCCGCCTTCTGGGTTTGCCACTCCAATGCATTGGGTACTTCCAGCCGTTGCTCTAGGAACAAGCTCTGCAGCAATGATTGCTCGTATGACACGTTCTAGTATGTTAGAGGTTATTAAGCAGGATTATATTAGAACTGCTAGGGCAAAAGGACAAAAGGAATCTGTTGTAATATACAGGCATGCGTTAAAAAATGCACTTATCCCAGTAGTTACTGTTGTTGGTCTTCAGTTTGGCTACCTTTTAGGTGGCGCAGTGCTAACTGAAACAGTGTTTTCTATAAATGGCGTCGGTAGATTAATGGTTGACGCTATAAACCAGCGTGATTTCCCAGTTGTTCAGGGTGGTGTACTATTTATCGCTCTAACCTTTAGTTTGATTAACTTGTTAGTAGACATTTTATATGCGTTTATTGATCCAAGAATCAAGGCTCAATATAAGTAA